Proteins from a genomic interval of Bradysia coprophila strain Holo2 chromosome X, BU_Bcop_v1, whole genome shotgun sequence:
- the LOC119085757 gene encoding probable 4-coumarate--CoA ligase 3 isoform X1 produces the protein MWNTTFDEKNKVWKGNDLPSCDPNLSIASVILNSLKSGGSEIAQSTTINFQINGTSGISVTFDDIRIRTIRAAKNLQKRGLSAKQIYGFVTKNHDDLASLVFASFSLGCTIYPIHPDFTKYEIVQKYQKIRPKVIFCDIGAYDIVVQSLTELKHTATIFTFDGEKDGSENVENLFEVVDDDTDITPVAVDGVNELAAIYCSSGTTGPSKGICMSHSMLINTIAASYDWKLGTKRVSLNVYPLQWFRSLHFLLAGTIYHAIRVIISEEYSPQRTFHLIGKYNVSRFMSSPIMLKTMIHSDSIKAANFSSLENIILGGYRLPYEIGKIMDGFLPNGTVNNRYGLTELGGTVSIEVPKFSKGSAGKLKSGNVAKIVDENGKRLGVNEQGEICVKSMSMTSGYYQEELLTAKSFDEEGFFLTGDIGYFDEEGDLLIVDRKKDTFKYNGYVVSPSEIESVLLQSPQISMACVFSTFDINGKEVPAVAIIRATNTNITAEEISQLLSVHFYDRNILAGGIYFVDSIPKTPSGKNLRRKMREIVLQLSTEQ, from the exons atgtggAACACAACattcgatgaaaaaaataaagtctgGAAAGGTAATGACCTACCATCATGTGATCCAAATTTGTCGATAGCAAGCGTCATattgaattcattgaaatCCGGAGGATCAGAAATCGCTCAg AGTACAACTATTAACTTTCAGATCAATGGGACATCTGGAATTTCCGTAACATTTGATGACATTCGAATTCGGACAATTCGAGCAGCCAAGAATTTGCAAAAACGAGGGCTTTCCGCCAAGCAAATATATGGATTCGTTACAAAAAATCACGATGATCTAGCATCACTTGTTTTTGCCTCTTTTTCGCTTGGCTGTACGATCTATCCAATTCATCCAGATTTCACGAAATATGAAATCGTTCAGAAATACCAAAAGATCAGAccgaaagtgattttttgtgatatagGGGCTTATGACATTGTCGTTCAAAGCTTAACAGAATTGAAGCATACAgcaacaattttcacatttgacGGGGAAAAAGATGGCTcggaaaatgtcgaaaatttattcgaagTAGTAGACGATGATACGGATATAAC ACCAGTCGCGGTTGATGGTGTCAACGAACTAGCGGCAATTTATTGTTCTTCTGGGACCACCGGGCCCTCAAAAg GTATTTGCATGTCCCATTCTATGCTCATCAACACCATCGCCGCCAGTTATGATTGGAAGCTGGGAACAAAACGTGTTAGCTTAAACGTTTATCCGTTGCAATGGTTCAGATCGTTGCATTTTCTATTAGCTGGAACTATTTATCATGCAATCAGAGTGATTATATCAGAGGAATATTCTCCGCAACGCACTTTTCACTTAATTGGAAAATACAATGTGTCTCGTTTTATGTCCTCTCCAATCATGTTAAAGACTATGATTCATTCCGATTCAATCAAGGCAGCTAACTTCTCAAGTCTCGAAAATATAATTCTTGGCGGATACAGGCTTCCGTATGAAATAGGCAAAATAATGGATGGCTTCTTGCCCAATGGGACGGTAAACAATCGATATGGGTTGACTGAACTGGGTGGAACAGTTTCGATTGAAGTTCCCAAGTTCAGTAAAGGCTCGGCAGGTAAACTGAAAAGTGGCAATGTTGCGAAAATTGTTGATGAAAACGGAAAGAGACTAGGGGTTAATGAGCAAGGTGAAATATGCGTAAAATCGATGTCAATGACATCTGGATATTATCAAGAAGAATTGTTAACAGCCAAATCATTTGACGAAGAAGGATTCTTTCTTACCGGAGATATCGGTTATTTTGATGAAGAAGGCGATTTACTCATTGTTGATCGAAAGAAGGACACCTTTAAGTACAATGGCTATGTAGTTTCACCATCAGAGATTGAGAGTGTTCTGCTTCAGTCGCCACAGATCTCAATGGCATGTGTATTTAGTACATTCGATATAAATGGGAAAGAAGTACCAGCAGTTGCAATAATTCGAGCCACAAACACAAATATCACAGCTGAAGAAATTAGCCAATTGCTAAGTG tTCATTTTTACGATCGAAACATATTAGCCGGTGGCATTTATTTTGTCGATTCAATTCCAAAGACACCGTCTGGTAAAAATCTACGGCGTAAGATGAGAGAAATAGTTCTTCAACTGAGTACCGAACAATAG
- the LOC119085757 gene encoding 4-coumarate--CoA ligase 1-like isoform X2, protein MWNTTFDEKNKVWKGNDLPSCDPNLSIASVILNSLKSGGSEIAQINGTSGISVTFDDIRIRTIRAAKNLQKRGLSAKQIYGFVTKNHDDLASLVFASFSLGCTIYPIHPDFTKYEIVQKYQKIRPKVIFCDIGAYDIVVQSLTELKHTATIFTFDGEKDGSENVENLFEVVDDDTDITPVAVDGVNELAAIYCSSGTTGPSKGICMSHSMLINTIAASYDWKLGTKRVSLNVYPLQWFRSLHFLLAGTIYHAIRVIISEEYSPQRTFHLIGKYNVSRFMSSPIMLKTMIHSDSIKAANFSSLENIILGGYRLPYEIGKIMDGFLPNGTVNNRYGLTELGGTVSIEVPKFSKGSAGKLKSGNVAKIVDENGKRLGVNEQGEICVKSMSMTSGYYQEELLTAKSFDEEGFFLTGDIGYFDEEGDLLIVDRKKDTFKYNGYVVSPSEIESVLLQSPQISMACVFSTFDINGKEVPAVAIIRATNTNITAEEISQLLSVHFYDRNILAGGIYFVDSIPKTPSGKNLRRKMREIVLQLSTEQ, encoded by the exons atgtggAACACAACattcgatgaaaaaaataaagtctgGAAAGGTAATGACCTACCATCATGTGATCCAAATTTGTCGATAGCAAGCGTCATattgaattcattgaaatCCGGAGGATCAGAAATCGCTCAg ATCAATGGGACATCTGGAATTTCCGTAACATTTGATGACATTCGAATTCGGACAATTCGAGCAGCCAAGAATTTGCAAAAACGAGGGCTTTCCGCCAAGCAAATATATGGATTCGTTACAAAAAATCACGATGATCTAGCATCACTTGTTTTTGCCTCTTTTTCGCTTGGCTGTACGATCTATCCAATTCATCCAGATTTCACGAAATATGAAATCGTTCAGAAATACCAAAAGATCAGAccgaaagtgattttttgtgatatagGGGCTTATGACATTGTCGTTCAAAGCTTAACAGAATTGAAGCATACAgcaacaattttcacatttgacGGGGAAAAAGATGGCTcggaaaatgtcgaaaatttattcgaagTAGTAGACGATGATACGGATATAAC ACCAGTCGCGGTTGATGGTGTCAACGAACTAGCGGCAATTTATTGTTCTTCTGGGACCACCGGGCCCTCAAAAg GTATTTGCATGTCCCATTCTATGCTCATCAACACCATCGCCGCCAGTTATGATTGGAAGCTGGGAACAAAACGTGTTAGCTTAAACGTTTATCCGTTGCAATGGTTCAGATCGTTGCATTTTCTATTAGCTGGAACTATTTATCATGCAATCAGAGTGATTATATCAGAGGAATATTCTCCGCAACGCACTTTTCACTTAATTGGAAAATACAATGTGTCTCGTTTTATGTCCTCTCCAATCATGTTAAAGACTATGATTCATTCCGATTCAATCAAGGCAGCTAACTTCTCAAGTCTCGAAAATATAATTCTTGGCGGATACAGGCTTCCGTATGAAATAGGCAAAATAATGGATGGCTTCTTGCCCAATGGGACGGTAAACAATCGATATGGGTTGACTGAACTGGGTGGAACAGTTTCGATTGAAGTTCCCAAGTTCAGTAAAGGCTCGGCAGGTAAACTGAAAAGTGGCAATGTTGCGAAAATTGTTGATGAAAACGGAAAGAGACTAGGGGTTAATGAGCAAGGTGAAATATGCGTAAAATCGATGTCAATGACATCTGGATATTATCAAGAAGAATTGTTAACAGCCAAATCATTTGACGAAGAAGGATTCTTTCTTACCGGAGATATCGGTTATTTTGATGAAGAAGGCGATTTACTCATTGTTGATCGAAAGAAGGACACCTTTAAGTACAATGGCTATGTAGTTTCACCATCAGAGATTGAGAGTGTTCTGCTTCAGTCGCCACAGATCTCAATGGCATGTGTATTTAGTACATTCGATATAAATGGGAAAGAAGTACCAGCAGTTGCAATAATTCGAGCCACAAACACAAATATCACAGCTGAAGAAATTAGCCAATTGCTAAGTG tTCATTTTTACGATCGAAACATATTAGCCGGTGGCATTTATTTTGTCGATTCAATTCCAAAGACACCGTCTGGTAAAAATCTACGGCGTAAGATGAGAGAAATAGTTCTTCAACTGAGTACCGAACAATAG